The following are encoded in a window of Rosa chinensis cultivar Old Blush chromosome 4, RchiOBHm-V2, whole genome shotgun sequence genomic DNA:
- the LOC112197199 gene encoding DExH-box ATP-dependent RNA helicase DExH5, mitochondrial isoform X1, with protein sequence MPSSPSPILLLLHPSPPSPQSQFPSRPKASALRPSPLLVAMKDRPPSSYGAVYVPPHHRLRSVITSPNYTSAASIASKKTTAAASLSKARTNGARTYYQTQQHEVQEQLHKPKLQHDSDYDDGGVSDDEGSDRDYNMSSNPGASISDNLDEWKRKLTMLLRDNKKQELVSREKKDRRDFEDIAALASRMGLYSHLYAKVAVFSKVPLPNYRFDLDDRRPQREVTLPLGLLRRVEVYLGDFLSQKSRTKETFPDVSFSRSSSSGSIGTDEGLFEQPEPVAPNNAAMEKAFWRRSLQLRDKQHAWQESREGRKVMELRRSLPAYKEKDALLTAISLNQVVIISGQTGCGKTTQIPQFILESEIEAARGAVCSIICTQPRRISAMSVSERVASERGEKLGDSVGYKVRLEGMKGRDTRLLFCTTGILLRRLLLDGNLKGVTHVIVDEIHERGMNEDFLLIVLKDLLPRRPELRLILMSATLDSELFSSYFGRAQIIHVPGFTYPVRTHFLEDVLESTGCRLTPYNQIDDYGQEKMWKMSKQAPRKRKSQIASVVEDALKAADFKGYSPQTRESLACWNPDCIGFNLIEYLLCNICENERPGAILVFMTGWDDINSLKEKLHANPLLGDPSQVLLLACHGSMASSEQRLIFDEPEDGVRKIVLATNIAETSITINDVVFVIDCGKAKETSYDALNNTPCLLPSWISKVSAQQRRGRAGRVQPGECYRLYPRCVYDAFAEYQLPEILRTPLQSLCLQIKSLKLGSISEFLSRALQSPELLAVKNAIEYLKIIGALDENENLTILGRYLTMLPVEPKLGKMLLVGAIFNCLDPVLTIVSGLSVRDPFLTPFDKKDLAEAAKSQFSRDHSDHLALVRAYEGWKVAERDFAGYDYCWKNFLSPQSMKAIDSLRKEFYSLLRDTDLIDANTATYNVWSYDEHLVRAVICYGLYPGICSVMHNEKSYSLKTMEDGQVLLYSNSVNARESKIPYPWLVFNEKIKVNSVFLRDSTAVSDSVLLLFGGSFSKGDIQDGHLKMLGGYLEFFMKPAVAEMYQCLRAELDELIQTKLRNPRMAIHKYHELLSAVRLLLSEDLCEGRFVFGRQVRTTSKPSVGAAQPGLVSRTESGPGGDNSKSQLQTLLTRAGYAAPTYKTMQLKNLKFQASVEFNGMQIMGQPCNNKKSAEKDAAAEAIQWLVSGTQMGHDHINHMSMMLKKSKKGS encoded by the exons ATGCCCTCTTCACCatctccaattcttcttcttctccatccctCACCGCCTTCTCCACAATCACAATTCCCTTCGCGTCCCAAAGCCTCTGCCCTCAGACCCTCACCACTACTCGTCGCCATGAAGGACCGGCCTCCTTCTTCGTACGGCGCCGTTTACGTCCCTCCCCACCACCGCCTCCGCTCCGTCATCACCAGCCCTAATTACACCTCCGCCGCCTCAATTGCCTCCAAGAAGACTACTGCTGCTGCTTCTCTCAGCAAAGCTCGCACCAATGGTGCTCGGACCTACTACCAGACTCAGCAGCACGAAGTTCAGGAACAGCTCCACAAGCCGAAGTTGCAGCACGATTCTGATTACGACGACGGCGGCGTCTCCGATGATGAAGGCTCCGATCGCGATTATAACATGTCGTCGAATCCG GGTGCTTCAATCTCTGATAACCTTGATGAGTGGAAACGGAAGTTAACCATGCTGTTACGTGACAACAAGAAGCAAGAGTTGGTTTCAAGGGAGAAAAAAGATAGACGTGATTTTGAGGACATAGCCGCTCTGGCAAGCAGAATGGGACTTTACAG CCATCTGTATGCAAAAGTTGCTGTATTCAGTAAGGTCCCACTGCCAAACTACAGATTTGATCTGGATGACCGGCGACCTCAGAGAGAG GTGACCTTGCCTCTTGGGTTGCTGAGGAGAGTTGAGGTGTACCTCGGAGACTTCCTTTCTCAGAAGTCTAGGACTAAGGAAACCTTTCCAGATGTTTCCTTTTCTAGATCAAGCAGTAGTGGCAGTATTGGTACTGATGAAGGGCTCTTTGAGCAACCTGAACCAGTGGCACCGAATAATGCTGCGATGGAAAAAGCTTTTTGGAGGAGAAGCTTGCAGCTGCGGGATAAGCAACACGCTTGGCAG GAATCTCGTGAAGGCAGAAAAGTTATGGAACTTCGTAGAAGTCTCCCAGCTTATAAAGAGAAGGATGCTTTGTTGACAGCAATTTCACTAAATCAG GTTGTTATCATATCAGGGCAAACAGGCTGTGGAAAGACCACTCAAATTCCACAATTCATTTTAGAATCTGAGATAGAAGCTGCCCGTGGAGCTGTATGTAGTATTATATGTACACAGCCTAGGCGAATATCTGCTATGTCTGTTTCAGAAAGAGTTGCTTCAGAGAGAGGGGAGAAGTTGGGTGATTCA GTTGGATATAAGGTTCGGTTAGAGGGCATGAAAGGGAGAGACACACGCCTTCTCTTCTGCACCACTGGCATTTTGTTGAGAAGATTGCTACTTGATGGAAATTTGAAAGGTGTAACTCATGTCATTGTGGATGAGATTCACGAACGCGGAATGAATGAAG ATTTTCTGCTTATTGTTCTCAAGGATCTCCTTCCTCGCCGGCCAGAACTGAGGTTGATTCTGATGAGTGCAACCCTAGATTCTGAGCTTTTCTCATCCTACTTTGGCAGGGCTCAGATAATTCATGTTCCA ggttttacatACCCTGTTCGAACTCATTTTCTGGAGGATGTTCTGGAAAGTACCGGTTGCAGGTTAACTCCATACAATCAGATTGATGATTATGGACAAGAAAAGATGTGGAAAATGAGTAAACAGGCACCAAGAAAGAGGAAAAGTCAAATTGCTTCTGTTGTTGAG GATGCACTCAAAGCAGCTGATTTTAAGGGTTACAGTCCCCAGACTCGGGAATCTCTAGCCTGTTGGAATCCTGATTGTATCGGTTTTAATCTCATAGAGTATCTGTTATGCAATATCTGTGAGAATGAAAGGCCTGGTGCCATTCTAGTTTTTATGACTGGGTGGGATGACATCAATTCTCTAAAGGAAAAGTTGCATGCAAATCCTCTCTTAGGTGATCCAAGCCAAGTCTTGTTGTTAGCATGCCATGGTTCCATGGCCAGTTCCGAGCAG AGGTTGATATTTGATGAGCCTGAGGATGGAGTGAGGAAAATAGTGCTGGCTACTAATATTGCTGAGACGAGTATCACAATTAATGACGTTGTTTTTGTTATTGATTGTGGAAAGGCAAAAGAGACTTCATATGATGCACTGAATAATACTCCTTGTTTGCTTCCTTCCTGGATATCCAAGGTTTCTGCTCAACAA AGAAGAGGAAGAGCTGGGCGTGTTCAACCTGGGGAATGTTATCGTCTCTATCCTAGATGTGTGTATGATGCATTTGCAGAATATCaattgccggaaatcttgagGACACCTTTGCAGTCTCTTTGTCTGCAAATCAAAAGTTTAAAACTCGGAAGTATCTCAGAGTTCTTATCTAGGGCTCTACAGTCACCAGAGTTACTAGCG GTGAAAAATGCCATAGAGTATTTAAAGATCATTGGGGCCTTGGATGAGAACGAGAATCTGACTATTTTAG GACGCTATCTAACTATGCTTCCTGTGGAGCCAAAACTTGGAAAGATGCTCTTGGTTGGTGCCATCTTCAACTGCCTCGATCCTGTTTTGACTATTGTTTCTGGCCTTAGTGTCAGAGATCCTTTCTTAACACCATTTGACAAGAAAGAT CTTGCGGAGGCTGCTAAATCTCAGTTTTCCCGAGACCACAGCGATCACCTTGCACTTGTGCGTGCCTATGAGGGCTGGAAGGTAGCTGAAAGAGACTTTGCTGGATATGACTACTGCTGGAAAAATTTTCTTTCACCACAATCGATGAAAGCTATTGATTCTCTCAGGAAGGAGTTCTACTCTTTGCTACGGGATACTGATCTTATTGATGCCAACACAGCTACCTATAATGTATGGAGCTATGATGAGCATCTCGTCCGTGCAGTTATTTGCTATGGCCTGTATCCTGGAATTTGCTCTGTTATG CACAATGAGAAGTCATATTCACTGAAAACTATGGAGGATGGTCAGGTGCTGCTATACTCA AACTCTGTCAATGCTCGGGAATCTAAAATTCCATATCCATGGCTAGTTTTTAATGAGAAGATAAAGGTGAACTCTGTTTTTCTACGGGATTCAACAGCTGTATCTGATTCAGTGCTTCTCCTATTTGGTGGAAGTTTTTCAAAAGGGGATATT CAGGATGGACACTTGAAAATGTTGGGTGGATACTTGGAATTCTTCATGAAACCTGCTGTAGCAGAAATGTATCAATGTTTAAGGGCAGAACTTGATGAGTTAATTCAAACCAAA CTACGGAACCCAAGGATGGCCATCCACAAATATCATGAACTCCTTTCTGCAGTGCGGCTGCTGCTCTCGGAGGATCTATGTGAGGGTAGATTTGTATTTGGCCGCCAGGTTCGTACAACCTCAAAGCCATCTGTGGGGGCAGCTCAGCCAGGCTTGGTTTCAAGAACTGAAAGTGGACCTGGGGGTGATAATTCTAAGAGTCAGCTCCAGACATTGCTCACAAGGGCAGGATATGCTGCGCCCACCTACAAAACAATGCAACTAAAGAACCTCAAGTTCCAAGCTAGTGTGGAGTTCAATGGAATGCAAATTATGGGGCAGCCTTGTAATAACAAGAAGAGTGCAGAAAAAGATGCAGCAGCTGAGGCCATTCAGTGGCTTGTGAGTGGAACACAAATGGGCCATGACCACATCAATCACATGTCAATGATGTTGAAGAAAAGCAAAAAAGGATCATAA
- the LOC112197199 gene encoding DExH-box ATP-dependent RNA helicase DExH5, mitochondrial isoform X3, translating into MPSSPSPILLLLHPSPPSPQSQFPSRPKASALRPSPLLVAMKDRPPSSYGAVYVPPHHRLRSVITSPNYTSAASIASKKTTAAASLSKARTNGARTYYQTQQHEVQEQLHKPKLQHDSDYDDGGVSDDEGSDRDYNMSSNPGASISDNLDEWKRKLTMLLRDNKKQELVSREKKDRRDFEDIAALASRMGLYSHLYAKVAVFSKVPLPNYRFDLDDRRPQREVTLPLGLLRRVEVYLGDFLSQKSRTKETFPDVSFSRSSSSGSIGTDEGLFEQPEPVAPNNAAMEKAFWRRSLQLRDKQHAWQESREGRKVMELRRSLPAYKEKDALLTAISLNQVVIISGQTGCGKTTQIPQFILESEIEAARGAVCSIICTQPRRISAMSVSERVASERGEKLGDSVGYKVRLEGMKGRDTRLLFCTTGILLRRLLLDGNLKGVTHVIVDEIHERGMNEDFLLIVLKDLLPRRPELRLILMSATLDSELFSSYFGRAQIIHVPGFTYPVRTHFLEDVLESTGCRLTPYNQIDDYGQEKMWKMSKQAPRKRKSQIASVVEDALKAADFKGYSPQTRESLACWNPDCIGFNLIEYLLCNICENERPGAILVFMTGWDDINSLKEKLHANPLLGDPSQVLLLACHGSMASSEQRLIFDEPEDGVRKIVLATNIAETSITINDVVFVIDCGKAKETSYDALNNTPCLLPSWISKVSAQQRRGRAGRVQPGECYRLYPRCVYDAFAEYQLPEILRTPLQSLCLQIKSLKLGSISEFLSRALQSPELLAVKNAIEYLKIIGALDENENLTILGRYLTMLPVEPKLGKMLLVGAIFNCLDPVLTIVSGLSVRDPFLTPFDKKDLAEAAKSQFSRDHSDHLALVRAYEGWKVAERDFAGYDYCWKNFLSPQSMKAIDSLRKEFYSLLRDTDLIDANTATYNVWSYDEHLVRAVICYGLYPGICSVMHNEKSYSLKTMEDGQNSVNARESKIPYPWLVFNEKIKVNSVFLRDSTAVSDSVLLLFGGSFSKGDIQDGHLKMLGGYLEFFMKPAVAEMYQCLRAELDELIQTKLRNPRMAIHKYHELLSAVRLLLSEDLCEGRFVFGRQVRTTSKPSVGAAQPGLVSRTESGPGGDNSKSQLQTLLTRAGYAAPTYKTMQLKNLKFQASVEFNGMQIMGQPCNNKKSAEKDAAAEAIQWLVSGTQMGHDHINHMSMMLKKSKKGS; encoded by the exons ATGCCCTCTTCACCatctccaattcttcttcttctccatccctCACCGCCTTCTCCACAATCACAATTCCCTTCGCGTCCCAAAGCCTCTGCCCTCAGACCCTCACCACTACTCGTCGCCATGAAGGACCGGCCTCCTTCTTCGTACGGCGCCGTTTACGTCCCTCCCCACCACCGCCTCCGCTCCGTCATCACCAGCCCTAATTACACCTCCGCCGCCTCAATTGCCTCCAAGAAGACTACTGCTGCTGCTTCTCTCAGCAAAGCTCGCACCAATGGTGCTCGGACCTACTACCAGACTCAGCAGCACGAAGTTCAGGAACAGCTCCACAAGCCGAAGTTGCAGCACGATTCTGATTACGACGACGGCGGCGTCTCCGATGATGAAGGCTCCGATCGCGATTATAACATGTCGTCGAATCCG GGTGCTTCAATCTCTGATAACCTTGATGAGTGGAAACGGAAGTTAACCATGCTGTTACGTGACAACAAGAAGCAAGAGTTGGTTTCAAGGGAGAAAAAAGATAGACGTGATTTTGAGGACATAGCCGCTCTGGCAAGCAGAATGGGACTTTACAG CCATCTGTATGCAAAAGTTGCTGTATTCAGTAAGGTCCCACTGCCAAACTACAGATTTGATCTGGATGACCGGCGACCTCAGAGAGAG GTGACCTTGCCTCTTGGGTTGCTGAGGAGAGTTGAGGTGTACCTCGGAGACTTCCTTTCTCAGAAGTCTAGGACTAAGGAAACCTTTCCAGATGTTTCCTTTTCTAGATCAAGCAGTAGTGGCAGTATTGGTACTGATGAAGGGCTCTTTGAGCAACCTGAACCAGTGGCACCGAATAATGCTGCGATGGAAAAAGCTTTTTGGAGGAGAAGCTTGCAGCTGCGGGATAAGCAACACGCTTGGCAG GAATCTCGTGAAGGCAGAAAAGTTATGGAACTTCGTAGAAGTCTCCCAGCTTATAAAGAGAAGGATGCTTTGTTGACAGCAATTTCACTAAATCAG GTTGTTATCATATCAGGGCAAACAGGCTGTGGAAAGACCACTCAAATTCCACAATTCATTTTAGAATCTGAGATAGAAGCTGCCCGTGGAGCTGTATGTAGTATTATATGTACACAGCCTAGGCGAATATCTGCTATGTCTGTTTCAGAAAGAGTTGCTTCAGAGAGAGGGGAGAAGTTGGGTGATTCA GTTGGATATAAGGTTCGGTTAGAGGGCATGAAAGGGAGAGACACACGCCTTCTCTTCTGCACCACTGGCATTTTGTTGAGAAGATTGCTACTTGATGGAAATTTGAAAGGTGTAACTCATGTCATTGTGGATGAGATTCACGAACGCGGAATGAATGAAG ATTTTCTGCTTATTGTTCTCAAGGATCTCCTTCCTCGCCGGCCAGAACTGAGGTTGATTCTGATGAGTGCAACCCTAGATTCTGAGCTTTTCTCATCCTACTTTGGCAGGGCTCAGATAATTCATGTTCCA ggttttacatACCCTGTTCGAACTCATTTTCTGGAGGATGTTCTGGAAAGTACCGGTTGCAGGTTAACTCCATACAATCAGATTGATGATTATGGACAAGAAAAGATGTGGAAAATGAGTAAACAGGCACCAAGAAAGAGGAAAAGTCAAATTGCTTCTGTTGTTGAG GATGCACTCAAAGCAGCTGATTTTAAGGGTTACAGTCCCCAGACTCGGGAATCTCTAGCCTGTTGGAATCCTGATTGTATCGGTTTTAATCTCATAGAGTATCTGTTATGCAATATCTGTGAGAATGAAAGGCCTGGTGCCATTCTAGTTTTTATGACTGGGTGGGATGACATCAATTCTCTAAAGGAAAAGTTGCATGCAAATCCTCTCTTAGGTGATCCAAGCCAAGTCTTGTTGTTAGCATGCCATGGTTCCATGGCCAGTTCCGAGCAG AGGTTGATATTTGATGAGCCTGAGGATGGAGTGAGGAAAATAGTGCTGGCTACTAATATTGCTGAGACGAGTATCACAATTAATGACGTTGTTTTTGTTATTGATTGTGGAAAGGCAAAAGAGACTTCATATGATGCACTGAATAATACTCCTTGTTTGCTTCCTTCCTGGATATCCAAGGTTTCTGCTCAACAA AGAAGAGGAAGAGCTGGGCGTGTTCAACCTGGGGAATGTTATCGTCTCTATCCTAGATGTGTGTATGATGCATTTGCAGAATATCaattgccggaaatcttgagGACACCTTTGCAGTCTCTTTGTCTGCAAATCAAAAGTTTAAAACTCGGAAGTATCTCAGAGTTCTTATCTAGGGCTCTACAGTCACCAGAGTTACTAGCG GTGAAAAATGCCATAGAGTATTTAAAGATCATTGGGGCCTTGGATGAGAACGAGAATCTGACTATTTTAG GACGCTATCTAACTATGCTTCCTGTGGAGCCAAAACTTGGAAAGATGCTCTTGGTTGGTGCCATCTTCAACTGCCTCGATCCTGTTTTGACTATTGTTTCTGGCCTTAGTGTCAGAGATCCTTTCTTAACACCATTTGACAAGAAAGAT CTTGCGGAGGCTGCTAAATCTCAGTTTTCCCGAGACCACAGCGATCACCTTGCACTTGTGCGTGCCTATGAGGGCTGGAAGGTAGCTGAAAGAGACTTTGCTGGATATGACTACTGCTGGAAAAATTTTCTTTCACCACAATCGATGAAAGCTATTGATTCTCTCAGGAAGGAGTTCTACTCTTTGCTACGGGATACTGATCTTATTGATGCCAACACAGCTACCTATAATGTATGGAGCTATGATGAGCATCTCGTCCGTGCAGTTATTTGCTATGGCCTGTATCCTGGAATTTGCTCTGTTATG CACAATGAGAAGTCATATTCACTGAAAACTATGGAGGATGGTCAG AACTCTGTCAATGCTCGGGAATCTAAAATTCCATATCCATGGCTAGTTTTTAATGAGAAGATAAAGGTGAACTCTGTTTTTCTACGGGATTCAACAGCTGTATCTGATTCAGTGCTTCTCCTATTTGGTGGAAGTTTTTCAAAAGGGGATATT CAGGATGGACACTTGAAAATGTTGGGTGGATACTTGGAATTCTTCATGAAACCTGCTGTAGCAGAAATGTATCAATGTTTAAGGGCAGAACTTGATGAGTTAATTCAAACCAAA CTACGGAACCCAAGGATGGCCATCCACAAATATCATGAACTCCTTTCTGCAGTGCGGCTGCTGCTCTCGGAGGATCTATGTGAGGGTAGATTTGTATTTGGCCGCCAGGTTCGTACAACCTCAAAGCCATCTGTGGGGGCAGCTCAGCCAGGCTTGGTTTCAAGAACTGAAAGTGGACCTGGGGGTGATAATTCTAAGAGTCAGCTCCAGACATTGCTCACAAGGGCAGGATATGCTGCGCCCACCTACAAAACAATGCAACTAAAGAACCTCAAGTTCCAAGCTAGTGTGGAGTTCAATGGAATGCAAATTATGGGGCAGCCTTGTAATAACAAGAAGAGTGCAGAAAAAGATGCAGCAGCTGAGGCCATTCAGTGGCTTGTGAGTGGAACACAAATGGGCCATGACCACATCAATCACATGTCAATGATGTTGAAGAAAAGCAAAAAAGGATCATAA
- the LOC112197199 gene encoding DExH-box ATP-dependent RNA helicase DExH5, mitochondrial isoform X2, which translates to MPSSPSPILLLLHPSPPSPQSQFPSRPKASALRPSPLLVAMKDRPPSSYGAVYVPPHHRLRSVITSPNYTSAASIASKKTTAAASLSKARTNGARTYYQTQQHEVQEQLHKPKLQHDSDYDDGGVSDDEGSDRDYNMSSNPGASISDNLDEWKRKLTMLLRDNKKQELVSREKKDRRDFEDIAALASRMGLYSHLYAKVAVFSKVPLPNYRFDLDDRRPQREVTLPLGLLRRVEVYLGDFLSQKSRTKETFPDVSFSRSSSSGSIGTDEGLFEQPEPVAPNNAAMEKAFWRRSLQLRDKQHAWQESREGRKVMELRRSLPAYKEKDALLTAISLNQVVIISGQTGCGKTTQIPQFILESEIEAARGAVCSIICTQPRRISAMSVSERVASERGEKLGDSVGYKVRLEGMKGRDTRLLFCTTGILLRRLLLDGNLKGVTHVIVDEIHERGMNEDFLLIVLKDLLPRRPELRLILMSATLDSELFSSYFGRAQIIHVPGFTYPVRTHFLEDVLESTGCRLTPYNQIDDYGQEKMWKMSKQAPRKRKSQIASVVEDALKAADFKGYSPQTRESLACWNPDCIGFNLIEYLLCNICENERPGAILVFMTGWDDINSLKEKLHANPLLGDPSQVLLLACHGSMASSEQRLIFDEPEDGVRKIVLATNIAETSITINDVVFVIDCGKAKETSYDALNNTPCLLPSWISKVSAQQRRGRAGRVQPGECYRLYPRCVYDAFAEYQLPEILRTPLQSLCLQIKSLKLGSISEFLSRALQSPELLAVKNAIEYLKIIGALDENENLTILGRYLTMLPVEPKLGKMLLVGAIFNCLDPVLTIVSGLSVRDPFLTPFDKKDLAEAAKSQFSRDHSDHLALVRAYEGWKVAERDFAGYDYCWKNFLSPQSMKAIDSLRKEFYSLLRDTDLIDANTATYNVWSYDEHLVRAVICYGLYPGICSVMHNEKSYSLKTMEDGQVLLYSNSVNARESKIPYPWLVFNEKIKVNSVFLRDSTAVSDSVLLLFGGSFSKGDIDGHLKMLGGYLEFFMKPAVAEMYQCLRAELDELIQTKLRNPRMAIHKYHELLSAVRLLLSEDLCEGRFVFGRQVRTTSKPSVGAAQPGLVSRTESGPGGDNSKSQLQTLLTRAGYAAPTYKTMQLKNLKFQASVEFNGMQIMGQPCNNKKSAEKDAAAEAIQWLVSGTQMGHDHINHMSMMLKKSKKGS; encoded by the exons ATGCCCTCTTCACCatctccaattcttcttcttctccatccctCACCGCCTTCTCCACAATCACAATTCCCTTCGCGTCCCAAAGCCTCTGCCCTCAGACCCTCACCACTACTCGTCGCCATGAAGGACCGGCCTCCTTCTTCGTACGGCGCCGTTTACGTCCCTCCCCACCACCGCCTCCGCTCCGTCATCACCAGCCCTAATTACACCTCCGCCGCCTCAATTGCCTCCAAGAAGACTACTGCTGCTGCTTCTCTCAGCAAAGCTCGCACCAATGGTGCTCGGACCTACTACCAGACTCAGCAGCACGAAGTTCAGGAACAGCTCCACAAGCCGAAGTTGCAGCACGATTCTGATTACGACGACGGCGGCGTCTCCGATGATGAAGGCTCCGATCGCGATTATAACATGTCGTCGAATCCG GGTGCTTCAATCTCTGATAACCTTGATGAGTGGAAACGGAAGTTAACCATGCTGTTACGTGACAACAAGAAGCAAGAGTTGGTTTCAAGGGAGAAAAAAGATAGACGTGATTTTGAGGACATAGCCGCTCTGGCAAGCAGAATGGGACTTTACAG CCATCTGTATGCAAAAGTTGCTGTATTCAGTAAGGTCCCACTGCCAAACTACAGATTTGATCTGGATGACCGGCGACCTCAGAGAGAG GTGACCTTGCCTCTTGGGTTGCTGAGGAGAGTTGAGGTGTACCTCGGAGACTTCCTTTCTCAGAAGTCTAGGACTAAGGAAACCTTTCCAGATGTTTCCTTTTCTAGATCAAGCAGTAGTGGCAGTATTGGTACTGATGAAGGGCTCTTTGAGCAACCTGAACCAGTGGCACCGAATAATGCTGCGATGGAAAAAGCTTTTTGGAGGAGAAGCTTGCAGCTGCGGGATAAGCAACACGCTTGGCAG GAATCTCGTGAAGGCAGAAAAGTTATGGAACTTCGTAGAAGTCTCCCAGCTTATAAAGAGAAGGATGCTTTGTTGACAGCAATTTCACTAAATCAG GTTGTTATCATATCAGGGCAAACAGGCTGTGGAAAGACCACTCAAATTCCACAATTCATTTTAGAATCTGAGATAGAAGCTGCCCGTGGAGCTGTATGTAGTATTATATGTACACAGCCTAGGCGAATATCTGCTATGTCTGTTTCAGAAAGAGTTGCTTCAGAGAGAGGGGAGAAGTTGGGTGATTCA GTTGGATATAAGGTTCGGTTAGAGGGCATGAAAGGGAGAGACACACGCCTTCTCTTCTGCACCACTGGCATTTTGTTGAGAAGATTGCTACTTGATGGAAATTTGAAAGGTGTAACTCATGTCATTGTGGATGAGATTCACGAACGCGGAATGAATGAAG ATTTTCTGCTTATTGTTCTCAAGGATCTCCTTCCTCGCCGGCCAGAACTGAGGTTGATTCTGATGAGTGCAACCCTAGATTCTGAGCTTTTCTCATCCTACTTTGGCAGGGCTCAGATAATTCATGTTCCA ggttttacatACCCTGTTCGAACTCATTTTCTGGAGGATGTTCTGGAAAGTACCGGTTGCAGGTTAACTCCATACAATCAGATTGATGATTATGGACAAGAAAAGATGTGGAAAATGAGTAAACAGGCACCAAGAAAGAGGAAAAGTCAAATTGCTTCTGTTGTTGAG GATGCACTCAAAGCAGCTGATTTTAAGGGTTACAGTCCCCAGACTCGGGAATCTCTAGCCTGTTGGAATCCTGATTGTATCGGTTTTAATCTCATAGAGTATCTGTTATGCAATATCTGTGAGAATGAAAGGCCTGGTGCCATTCTAGTTTTTATGACTGGGTGGGATGACATCAATTCTCTAAAGGAAAAGTTGCATGCAAATCCTCTCTTAGGTGATCCAAGCCAAGTCTTGTTGTTAGCATGCCATGGTTCCATGGCCAGTTCCGAGCAG AGGTTGATATTTGATGAGCCTGAGGATGGAGTGAGGAAAATAGTGCTGGCTACTAATATTGCTGAGACGAGTATCACAATTAATGACGTTGTTTTTGTTATTGATTGTGGAAAGGCAAAAGAGACTTCATATGATGCACTGAATAATACTCCTTGTTTGCTTCCTTCCTGGATATCCAAGGTTTCTGCTCAACAA AGAAGAGGAAGAGCTGGGCGTGTTCAACCTGGGGAATGTTATCGTCTCTATCCTAGATGTGTGTATGATGCATTTGCAGAATATCaattgccggaaatcttgagGACACCTTTGCAGTCTCTTTGTCTGCAAATCAAAAGTTTAAAACTCGGAAGTATCTCAGAGTTCTTATCTAGGGCTCTACAGTCACCAGAGTTACTAGCG GTGAAAAATGCCATAGAGTATTTAAAGATCATTGGGGCCTTGGATGAGAACGAGAATCTGACTATTTTAG GACGCTATCTAACTATGCTTCCTGTGGAGCCAAAACTTGGAAAGATGCTCTTGGTTGGTGCCATCTTCAACTGCCTCGATCCTGTTTTGACTATTGTTTCTGGCCTTAGTGTCAGAGATCCTTTCTTAACACCATTTGACAAGAAAGAT CTTGCGGAGGCTGCTAAATCTCAGTTTTCCCGAGACCACAGCGATCACCTTGCACTTGTGCGTGCCTATGAGGGCTGGAAGGTAGCTGAAAGAGACTTTGCTGGATATGACTACTGCTGGAAAAATTTTCTTTCACCACAATCGATGAAAGCTATTGATTCTCTCAGGAAGGAGTTCTACTCTTTGCTACGGGATACTGATCTTATTGATGCCAACACAGCTACCTATAATGTATGGAGCTATGATGAGCATCTCGTCCGTGCAGTTATTTGCTATGGCCTGTATCCTGGAATTTGCTCTGTTATG CACAATGAGAAGTCATATTCACTGAAAACTATGGAGGATGGTCAGGTGCTGCTATACTCA AACTCTGTCAATGCTCGGGAATCTAAAATTCCATATCCATGGCTAGTTTTTAATGAGAAGATAAAGGTGAACTCTGTTTTTCTACGGGATTCAACAGCTGTATCTGATTCAGTGCTTCTCCTATTTGGTGGAAGTTTTTCAAAAGGGGATATT GATGGACACTTGAAAATGTTGGGTGGATACTTGGAATTCTTCATGAAACCTGCTGTAGCAGAAATGTATCAATGTTTAAGGGCAGAACTTGATGAGTTAATTCAAACCAAA CTACGGAACCCAAGGATGGCCATCCACAAATATCATGAACTCCTTTCTGCAGTGCGGCTGCTGCTCTCGGAGGATCTATGTGAGGGTAGATTTGTATTTGGCCGCCAGGTTCGTACAACCTCAAAGCCATCTGTGGGGGCAGCTCAGCCAGGCTTGGTTTCAAGAACTGAAAGTGGACCTGGGGGTGATAATTCTAAGAGTCAGCTCCAGACATTGCTCACAAGGGCAGGATATGCTGCGCCCACCTACAAAACAATGCAACTAAAGAACCTCAAGTTCCAAGCTAGTGTGGAGTTCAATGGAATGCAAATTATGGGGCAGCCTTGTAATAACAAGAAGAGTGCAGAAAAAGATGCAGCAGCTGAGGCCATTCAGTGGCTTGTGAGTGGAACACAAATGGGCCATGACCACATCAATCACATGTCAATGATGTTGAAGAAAAGCAAAAAAGGATCATAA